One part of the Odontesthes bonariensis isolate fOdoBon6 chromosome 13, fOdoBon6.hap1, whole genome shotgun sequence genome encodes these proteins:
- the pdzd11 gene encoding PDZ domain-containing protein 11, with the protein MDQKIPYDDYQLPVVFLPSYENPPAWIPPQERVHHPDYNNELTQFLPRAIVLKKPPGAQLGFNIRGGKASQLGIFISKVVPDSDAHRAGLQEGDQVLSVNDVDFQDIEHSRAVEILKTAREILMRVRFFPYNYQRQKERTVH; encoded by the exons ATGGACCAAAAAATTCCTTATGATGATTACCAGCTCCCggtggtattcctgccttcttaTGAGAACCCACCTGCATGGATACCTCCACAGGAG CGCGTTCATCACCCTGACTACAACAACGAGCTCACCCAGTTCCTGCCTCGTGCCATTGTGTTGAAGAAACCTCCAGGAGCCCAGCTGGGCTTCAACATCCGTGGGGGCAAGGCGTCACAGTTGGGAATCTTCATATCCAAG GTGGTACCCGATTCAGATGCCCACAGAGCAGGGCTGCAGGAGGGAGACCAGGTTCTCTCTGTAAACGACGTGGATTTTCAAGACATCGAGCACTCGAGA GCCGTAGAGATTCTGAAGACGGCTCGAGAAATCCTGATGAGGGTTCGCTTCTTTCCTTACA ACTACCAAAGGCAAAAGGAGAGAACTGTACACTAG
- the stard14 gene encoding START domain containing 14, translated as MSQRASILPGEAAFADFRRQCLATENWQNKYDRSDMQVWVEVQTANKGNYAPKIHKIKCRMTIKDVSAATMYDVIHDGQYRKRWDPTMLESFDIARLSDNADVGYYSWLCPKPIKNRDVVTLRSWQVADDEYSIINFSVKHPKYPAHSHLVRAISILTGYFIKSTGPNSCTFTYLSQADPKGSLPKWVVNKSSQVLAPRVMKSVHKAGQNYPEWKRQNAPSHKPWLYPEQNTLPMMDPTELSIQRADSLENLDESSKLDVQDSEDSS; from the exons ATGTCACAGCGGGCGAGTATTTTACCGGGCGAGGCGGCCTTTGCAGACTTCAGAAGGCAGTGTTTAGCGACGGAGAACTGGCAAAACAAATATGACAGAAGCGACATGCAAGTTTGGGTCGAGGTTCAAACGGCAAACAAGGGGAATTATGCGCCTAAAATCCACAAAATCAAG TGCAGAATGACAATCAAAGATGTGTCAGCTGCTACCATGTACGACGTCATCCACGACGGCCAGTACAGGAAGAGATGGGACCCCACCATGTTGGAGAGCTTTGACATTGCCCGGCTCTCTGACAATGCTGATGTGGGCTACTACTCAT GGTTATGTCCTAAGCCAATAAAGAACAGAGACGTTGTGACTCTGCGCTCGTGGCAGGTGGCGGATGATGAGTACAGTATCATAAACTTCTCGGTCAAACACCCG AAATACCCTGCACACAGCCATCTTGTGAGAGCTATTTCCATCCTGACTGGCTACTTCATCAAGTCCACAGGACCAAACAGCTGCACTTTCACCTACCTCTCACAAGCCGACCCCAAAG GCTCTCTTCCGAAGTGGGTGGTGAACAAATCATCGCAGGTTCTCGCTCCTCGG GTAATGAAGAGTGTCCACAAGGCGGGACAGAACTATCCGGAGTGGAAACGGCAGAACGCTCCCAGCCACAAGCCCTGGCTCTACCCAGAGCAGAACACCCTGCCCATGATGGACCCCACCGAACTGTCAATACAGAGAGCGGACTCGCTCGAAAACTTGGACGAAAGCTCCAAGTTGGACGTTCAGGACAGCGAGGACAGCAGCTAA